A window from Nitrospira sp. ND1 encodes these proteins:
- a CDS encoding PfkB family carbohydrate kinase, with translation MGKLLVVGSVALDTVKTPFGEVTEVLGGSATYFSTAASYFTSVDLIAVVGEDFPEQHVAFLKSRKIDLAGLERRPGATFRWKGAYSHQLNEAQTLDTRLNVFETFRPKIPAQYSSPDVLFLGNIDPNLQLDVLQQVKRPALVACDTMNFWINGKRDALWNVLQHIDILIINDGEARALGEDTNLVKVAKKILARGPKHLIVKRGEYGVLMFNDKQVFGAPAFPLDDVRDPTGAGDTFAGGFLGYLAATGNRSPEAMRQAIIFGSVMASFTVEAFSLDRLRILDYKEIEARFKEFKRLTHFEDIEA, from the coding sequence ATGGGTAAATTATTGGTAGTGGGATCGGTGGCGCTGGATACCGTCAAAACGCCGTTCGGTGAGGTCACCGAAGTGCTCGGGGGATCGGCGACGTACTTTTCGACGGCCGCGAGCTACTTCACCTCGGTCGATCTGATTGCGGTCGTCGGGGAGGATTTTCCGGAGCAACACGTGGCGTTCCTGAAGAGCCGGAAGATCGATTTGGCCGGCTTGGAGCGGCGACCGGGTGCCACGTTCCGCTGGAAGGGGGCCTATTCGCACCAATTGAACGAAGCGCAGACGCTCGATACCCGCTTGAATGTGTTCGAGACGTTTCGTCCCAAGATTCCCGCTCAGTACAGTTCGCCGGATGTCCTCTTCCTGGGCAACATCGACCCGAATTTGCAGCTGGATGTCTTGCAGCAGGTAAAACGTCCTGCGCTGGTCGCCTGCGACACGATGAACTTTTGGATCAACGGCAAGCGCGACGCACTCTGGAACGTGCTGCAACACATCGACATTCTCATCATCAATGACGGAGAAGCACGGGCGTTGGGCGAGGACACGAATCTCGTCAAGGTCGCTAAGAAGATTCTCGCGCGAGGCCCCAAACACTTGATCGTCAAACGCGGTGAATATGGCGTCCTGATGTTCAACGACAAGCAGGTCTTCGGGGCGCCGGCGTTCCCGCTGGACGATGTGAGAGATCCCACCGGTGCGGGCGATACGTTCGCCGGAGGATTTCTCGGTTACCTGGCAGCGACCGGAAACCGGTCTCCCGAGGCAATGCGGCAAGCCATCATTTTCGGCAGCGTCATGGCCTCGTTTACAGTAGAAGCCTTTAGCCTTGACCGATTGAGGATCCTGGATTACAAAGAGATTGAGGCGCGTTTCAAAGAATTCAAGCGGCTCACTCACTTTGAGGACATTGAGGCATGA
- a CDS encoding lipopolysaccharide assembly protein LapB, whose amino-acid sequence MMTIRREQDRAARTASVGAGARWLVLLLGLCVLSGCANEENLRKSKGFYQEGVARLSSDQQQAYVSFQKAVKLNPDNKEAHYGLGHIYSSQGRFKLAEESFREAIRIDGDYAEANTYLGQVLANQDRWKEAIAAYRQALSNPLYPTPDLARFHLGKALMHEGDLQGAMEVLEDATTVTPPNVPPAMLQLELARVYHKLGFDVRAREALAKVSNLDKGGEQAAAAQELLGQLKP is encoded by the coding sequence ATGATGACAATTCGCCGCGAGCAGGATCGCGCCGCGCGCACCGCTTCTGTCGGCGCGGGGGCACGCTGGCTGGTGTTGCTCCTGGGCTTGTGTGTGTTGAGCGGGTGTGCCAACGAAGAGAACCTGCGCAAGTCGAAAGGGTTCTATCAAGAAGGGGTCGCCCGGCTCAGTTCCGATCAACAGCAGGCCTACGTGTCGTTTCAGAAGGCGGTGAAGCTCAACCCCGACAATAAGGAAGCGCACTACGGGTTGGGACATATCTATTCCTCGCAGGGGCGGTTCAAGCTGGCCGAGGAATCGTTCCGTGAGGCGATTCGTATCGACGGTGACTATGCCGAGGCGAACACCTATCTCGGGCAGGTGCTGGCCAATCAGGATCGATGGAAAGAAGCCATCGCGGCCTATCGACAGGCGCTCAGCAATCCGCTCTATCCGACACCGGATCTGGCACGCTTCCACTTGGGGAAAGCCTTGATGCACGAAGGCGATCTACAGGGGGCCATGGAAGTGTTGGAAGACGCGACGACCGTCACGCCGCCGAACGTCCCTCCCGCCATGCTCCAATTGGAGTTGGCGCGCGTGTATCACAAGCTCGGATTCGATGTGCGGGCGCGTGAGGCTCTCGCAAAGGTCTCAAACTTAGACAAGGGCGGAGAACAGGCAGCCGCAGCGCAGGAACTTCTCGGTCAGCTCAAACCATAG
- a CDS encoding helix-turn-helix domain-containing protein produces the protein MESVGEFFRQVRETKGLTVDEVASKTRIRTDFVKALEEGNFAKLPDQVFARGFVRSYARSLGLDEEDAIHRFVQSAGAFYEKQGERERLRQRQVEEERRRKANRKAVGIAIAVAIATLVFLLSREQSSTLVRRSGSDQPSPSKKSAPFAKDTREAPRQGLELPPPIVPPATKPAEPVAVPSKPSQEKVAAAVPPPPAPPVKPAPVQPEQMAAQPSFSGSDGPLAGLSVDGPAGPDGPLVLDLDATELSWVVVQVDSGSPQEALLRPGQKAQWKAQDQFTVTLGNAGGVRAELNGKPQKPFGPSGKVVRDVVLKRSGL, from the coding sequence ATGGAATCAGTGGGTGAATTTTTTCGGCAGGTGCGTGAGACGAAAGGCCTGACGGTCGATGAGGTGGCCTCGAAGACCAGGATTCGCACGGATTTCGTCAAAGCGCTCGAAGAAGGAAATTTCGCCAAGTTGCCCGACCAAGTCTTCGCGCGCGGCTTTGTGCGCTCCTATGCGCGATCGTTGGGGCTCGACGAAGAAGATGCCATCCATCGGTTTGTGCAGTCCGCCGGTGCGTTCTATGAAAAACAGGGTGAGCGGGAGCGGTTGAGGCAGCGGCAGGTCGAAGAGGAACGGCGCCGGAAAGCCAATCGCAAAGCGGTGGGTATCGCCATTGCTGTCGCCATTGCAACGCTGGTGTTTCTGCTAAGTCGGGAACAGTCTTCGACATTGGTGCGGCGTTCCGGATCGGACCAGCCGTCGCCGAGTAAGAAGAGCGCGCCTTTTGCCAAGGATACACGCGAGGCGCCGCGTCAGGGCTTGGAACTTCCGCCTCCCATCGTGCCACCGGCGACGAAACCGGCTGAACCCGTGGCCGTTCCCTCAAAGCCCTCGCAGGAAAAGGTGGCTGCCGCTGTGCCGCCTCCTCCCGCTCCTCCGGTCAAGCCGGCGCCGGTTCAGCCGGAGCAGATGGCCGCTCAACCCTCCTTCTCCGGATCCGATGGTCCTCTCGCAGGGCTCTCTGTTGATGGACCCGCTGGTCCTGATGGTCCGCTCGTGCTGGATCTGGATGCCACTGAGTTGAGTTGGGTGGTCGTGCAGGTTGATTCCGGTAGTCCCCAGGAGGCGTTGCTGCGCCCTGGTCAAAAGGCTCAATGGAAGGCTCAGGACCAGTTTACGGTGACACTCGGCAATGCCGGAGGCGTCCGCGCGGAACTCAACGGTAAGCCGCAAAAGCCATTTGGGCCGAGCGGAAAGGTTGTGCGCGATGTCGTCCTCAAACGTTCAGGTTTGTGA
- a CDS encoding c-type cytochrome — protein MGYFSKFVGVCAAVTLLSVAVVGAEEKDPLKPRVAPDQMADAKAMKNPVASTPESIAKGKALYEGKGTCFNCHGKEGKGDGPAGAILNPSPRNFTNCKFHKKRKDGELFWVIKNGSAGTGMVSLIPAAINEEEAWTIINYERSFCKGGEE, from the coding sequence ATGGGGTATTTTTCTAAGTTCGTTGGAGTCTGTGCGGCCGTCACCTTGTTGTCTGTGGCGGTGGTGGGAGCCGAGGAAAAGGATCCGTTGAAGCCCCGTGTTGCGCCGGATCAAATGGCGGATGCGAAGGCGATGAAGAACCCGGTTGCCTCAACCCCGGAAAGCATTGCCAAGGGCAAGGCACTGTATGAGGGCAAAGGCACCTGCTTCAATTGCCATGGGAAAGAAGGAAAGGGCGACGGCCCTGCCGGCGCGATCCTCAACCCGAGCCCGCGTAACTTCACCAACTGCAAGTTCCACAAGAAGCGGAAAGACGGCGAGCTGTTCTGGGTGATCAAGAATGGCAGCGCAGGCACCGGTATGGTGTCCCTGATCCCTGCGGCCATCAATGAAGAAGAAGCGTGGACGATCATCAACTACGAGCGCAGCTTCTGCAAGGGTGGAGAAGAGTAG
- a CDS encoding caspase family protein, with the protein MKTHRALILGMLLIPLLASAGCESIKSRFARQALPDLGPPVPLTIQMDVDPSLSAAKTEYIDGCGRIRPFSIGPTVEDMLIQAAHQTFRAVVLPGSHDSAGKPDVTVRIRMLDPRFKIQPDALYDRAPAELSLDVLAEFFDAAGTPLAERPLQSTRKERLQLELTQQRCDYIVDPLLQDASTVLATQFMQEARVLLDPTHAATAAAPPASVVPTEAAQKPAGIVPANSTTTMASPLSFKATLLDENSNLILEGGERIRVRVDIVNTGSQAVQPMTVQLTGPPALIAQFPATKLSTGTIETGGSKSLEFIATLPQSLYPQQAEFQVSLASGTGQPVPAPQTLLASVRPTGITTDDVDQVPAPTTGGQRSGDYLVSIGISSYREQHIGGRKYAALDAEMVATYLQALGGVPKNNVRLLQDWSALRPDIEEALLDWLPSKLTQDSLVTVYFAGQAVVSPTGDTFLIPYDGSLGSTSRLYPLKDLEAALERLKAKQILFVFDGTVLKNGGEGRSKVAAPKWTGTSGKVLHLIGTTGFGKSLESDTLRHGLFTYYLLRGLRGEADLNRNGEVTIGEVTDYLTRKIPTAARNTFKQEQQPQVFPALRVPDKGMDAVLTRPPTIPATDKP; encoded by the coding sequence TTGAAGACGCACCGCGCACTCATTCTTGGAATGCTCTTAATACCTCTGCTGGCTTCCGCAGGCTGCGAAAGTATCAAGTCCCGCTTTGCTCGCCAGGCCCTGCCGGACCTCGGCCCTCCGGTCCCCCTCACCATTCAAATGGACGTTGACCCGTCGCTGTCCGCCGCCAAGACCGAATACATCGACGGCTGCGGCCGGATCCGGCCGTTTTCTATCGGTCCGACCGTAGAAGACATGCTGATACAAGCCGCCCATCAGACGTTTCGCGCCGTAGTGCTTCCCGGCAGTCATGACAGCGCCGGAAAACCGGACGTGACGGTGCGGATACGCATGCTGGACCCTCGATTCAAGATTCAACCCGATGCGCTCTATGACCGTGCCCCCGCCGAACTCAGCCTGGATGTCCTCGCAGAGTTCTTTGATGCAGCCGGTACACCGCTGGCCGAGCGGCCCTTGCAATCCACACGCAAGGAGCGGCTGCAGCTTGAGCTCACCCAGCAACGCTGTGACTACATCGTTGATCCCCTGCTTCAGGACGCGTCCACCGTGCTGGCCACGCAGTTCATGCAGGAAGCACGTGTGCTGCTTGACCCCACGCATGCTGCAACGGCCGCGGCCCCACCCGCTTCCGTCGTGCCTACCGAGGCCGCCCAGAAACCGGCTGGCATCGTCCCTGCCAACTCGACCACCACGATGGCATCCCCCCTGTCATTTAAAGCCACCCTTCTCGATGAAAACAGCAACTTAATTCTCGAAGGCGGCGAACGGATCCGCGTACGGGTCGACATCGTCAACACCGGCTCCCAGGCGGTGCAGCCCATGACTGTTCAGCTCACCGGCCCACCGGCGTTGATCGCACAATTCCCGGCTACGAAATTATCCACGGGCACCATCGAGACAGGCGGCTCCAAGTCCCTCGAGTTCATCGCCACCCTGCCGCAATCGCTGTACCCGCAGCAGGCTGAATTTCAGGTCTCCCTGGCAAGCGGAACCGGACAACCCGTCCCCGCACCTCAGACGCTGCTGGCCTCGGTACGGCCGACCGGCATCACTACCGACGATGTGGATCAAGTTCCCGCTCCGACGACGGGGGGACAGCGATCCGGCGACTATCTGGTGTCCATCGGCATCAGCAGCTATCGCGAACAGCACATCGGCGGGCGCAAATACGCCGCCCTGGATGCCGAAATGGTCGCGACCTATTTACAAGCGCTTGGGGGGGTGCCCAAGAATAACGTGCGGTTGTTGCAAGACTGGAGCGCCTTACGCCCCGATATTGAGGAAGCGTTGCTCGATTGGCTTCCATCAAAACTCACGCAGGACTCCCTCGTCACGGTGTACTTCGCCGGGCAGGCTGTCGTCTCGCCGACCGGAGACACCTTTCTGATTCCCTACGATGGCTCCCTGGGATCAACCTCCCGCCTGTATCCGCTGAAAGATCTGGAGGCGGCACTGGAACGATTGAAGGCGAAGCAAATCCTGTTCGTATTCGACGGGACCGTTCTCAAAAACGGCGGTGAGGGACGATCGAAGGTCGCGGCACCGAAATGGACGGGCACGAGCGGAAAGGTACTACACCTGATCGGCACCACGGGTTTCGGAAAAAGCCTGGAATCCGATACGTTGCGCCATGGTTTGTTCACCTATTACCTCTTGCGAGGCCTTCGTGGCGAAGCGGATCTCAATCGGAACGGAGAGGTGACGATCGGCGAGGTCACGGATTACCTCACCCGAAAGATCCCGACGGCAGCTCGCAATACCTTCAAGCAGGAACAACAACCGCAAGTGTTCCCTGCACTACGAGTCCCCGACAAGGGGATGGACGCGGTACTTACAAGACCACCTACGATACCCGCGACCGACAAACCCTGA
- a CDS encoding carbamoyltransferase C-terminal domain-containing protein, whose amino-acid sequence MVLGLSNMRDAAAALVSDGRIVAAAEEERFVRRKHVTALPVQAMCYCLHEAGVALRDVEAIAVPWKYWQVGRRARLALTAMIRSPQLFRVKGTRSLERVSREWLELFRLREELTRRVDAGVIQPVFLDHHVCHAASSFLVSPFERSAILVVDGASEADTTLMATGEGSRITVLDRTPLPHSLGQFYAAMTAFLGFRPDQDEYIVMGLASSGEPTFAPALRQNIVRLLSRGRFEVNVRLLDFHLARAGFFVEGFVRLFGAPRRSTDEITQRHRDLAASAQVVLEETLLHLGRHLRSLTQAESLCLAGGVAYNCVANGRLRAELGFKEVYVPPAAGDSGAALGAALWWTARREGEAGRCRLPDAYLGPQFDEAACRAALSQAGLLAESLTDAQLYERVAAELTRGRLVFWYQGRMEWGPRALGNRSLLADPRREDMRELINSKVKCRESFRPFAPSVLADRAQEFFELPAPSPYMQFTVRVKASAKGLLPAVTHVDGTARVQTVTRETNQRFYDLLAAFGRLTGVPVLLNTSFNVQEPIVCTPEDAVRCFQRTQVEWLVLGNLLVGRSSPPAISNHAC is encoded by the coding sequence ATGGTGTTGGGCCTTTCCAATATGAGAGATGCGGCGGCGGCGCTCGTTTCTGACGGTCGCATTGTGGCGGCGGCGGAAGAGGAGCGTTTCGTTCGCCGGAAGCACGTGACGGCGCTGCCGGTGCAGGCGATGTGCTATTGCCTGCATGAGGCCGGAGTCGCACTTCGCGATGTCGAAGCCATTGCCGTCCCTTGGAAATATTGGCAGGTCGGGCGGCGCGCGAGGCTCGCCCTGACGGCGATGATACGGTCCCCGCAACTGTTTCGAGTGAAAGGGACTCGCTCATTGGAGCGAGTCAGCCGGGAGTGGCTGGAACTGTTCCGATTGCGGGAGGAACTGACGAGGCGCGTGGATGCGGGCGTCATCCAACCGGTCTTTCTCGATCACCATGTGTGCCATGCCGCCAGTTCGTTCCTGGTGTCGCCCTTCGAGCGGTCGGCGATTCTCGTGGTGGATGGCGCGTCTGAAGCCGATACCACCCTGATGGCGACAGGTGAGGGGAGTCGGATCACCGTGCTGGATCGCACCCCGCTTCCCCATTCGCTCGGGCAGTTCTATGCGGCGATGACGGCCTTTCTCGGGTTTCGCCCCGACCAAGACGAATACATTGTGATGGGCCTGGCGTCCTCCGGGGAGCCGACGTTTGCTCCCGCCTTGCGTCAGAACATTGTGCGACTACTGTCCCGAGGTCGATTTGAAGTGAATGTCCGACTGCTTGATTTTCATCTCGCCAGAGCCGGCTTCTTTGTGGAGGGATTCGTTCGCCTGTTCGGCGCGCCGCGGCGTTCGACGGATGAAATCACCCAACGGCACCGCGATCTGGCTGCCAGTGCCCAGGTGGTTCTGGAGGAAACGTTGTTGCATCTCGGCCGCCACTTGCGCTCCCTCACGCAGGCTGAGTCGCTTTGTCTGGCAGGCGGGGTTGCCTATAACTGTGTGGCCAATGGGCGGCTGCGCGCCGAACTCGGGTTTAAGGAGGTCTATGTGCCGCCGGCCGCAGGCGATTCGGGTGCGGCGCTTGGGGCGGCCTTGTGGTGGACGGCGAGGCGTGAAGGAGAGGCGGGAAGGTGTCGCTTGCCCGATGCGTATCTGGGGCCACAATTCGATGAAGCTGCTTGTCGGGCAGCGCTGTCGCAAGCAGGCCTGCTGGCCGAGTCCCTGACGGATGCTCAGCTCTACGAGCGGGTTGCCGCCGAGCTGACACGGGGGCGTCTCGTTTTCTGGTATCAAGGCCGGATGGAGTGGGGGCCTCGCGCGCTGGGGAATCGCAGCCTCCTGGCAGATCCGCGGCGGGAAGACATGCGGGAGTTGATCAACAGCAAAGTAAAATGCCGGGAGTCGTTTCGACCCTTCGCTCCCTCGGTACTGGCTGATCGGGCCCAGGAGTTCTTTGAACTGCCGGCACCATCGCCCTACATGCAGTTCACCGTGCGGGTGAAGGCCTCGGCGAAAGGACTCCTTCCGGCCGTCACGCACGTCGATGGAACGGCCCGGGTTCAGACGGTGACGCGTGAAACCAATCAGCGGTTTTATGATCTTCTGGCAGCGTTCGGGCGACTTACGGGTGTCCCGGTGCTGCTGAATACGTCGTTCAATGTGCAGGAGCCGATCGTCTGTACGCCCGAAGATGCGGTGCGCTGCTTCCAGCGGACTCAGGTGGAGTGGTTAGTCCTCGGCAATCTACTGGTGGGCAGATCATCTCCACCGGCCATCTCGAATCATGCCTGCTGA
- a CDS encoding dolichyl-phosphate beta-glucosyltransferase: MTPCSTQTPSLSIIIPAYNEARRLPLCLERVIAYLDQRGRTYEVLVVDDGSHDQTAQAVESVAHRCPHLRLIRLTSNMGKGAAVRRGMQAARGTYQLFADADGATPIEELARLESALLAGADLAIGSRALASQDPAFTVRARWHRSLLGTVFNNIVQRLGLRDITDTQCGFKLFRGSIAQDLFSVACVDGYAFDLELLYVARQRGYRLAEVPINWVDQPGSKVHPWRDGLVMLQELLAIRKRDEQGLYEPLIRPAPSTVEPALASVEPTHF; encoded by the coding sequence GTGACACCGTGCTCGACTCAGACGCCTTCTCTTTCGATCATCATCCCGGCCTATAACGAGGCGCGCCGTCTTCCACTCTGCCTGGAACGAGTCATTGCCTACCTAGATCAGCGCGGCCGGACCTATGAAGTCCTCGTCGTCGATGACGGCAGCCACGACCAGACCGCGCAGGCCGTCGAGTCGGTGGCCCATCGCTGCCCGCACCTGCGACTCATTCGATTGACCAGCAATATGGGCAAGGGCGCGGCCGTCCGCCGTGGCATGCAGGCCGCGCGGGGCACGTATCAATTGTTTGCGGACGCGGATGGGGCCACACCGATCGAAGAACTGGCACGGCTGGAATCGGCGCTTCTGGCAGGAGCGGATCTCGCCATCGGATCACGGGCGTTGGCGTCCCAAGATCCCGCCTTCACCGTCCGGGCACGGTGGCATCGAAGCCTGTTGGGAACCGTCTTCAACAACATCGTGCAGCGCCTGGGTCTTCGCGATATCACCGACACTCAATGCGGATTCAAGCTGTTTCGTGGATCGATCGCTCAAGATTTGTTTTCAGTCGCCTGTGTCGACGGCTATGCGTTCGACCTGGAGCTGCTCTACGTCGCGCGACAGCGCGGCTACCGGCTTGCGGAAGTCCCGATCAATTGGGTCGACCAGCCGGGCTCGAAAGTCCACCCCTGGCGCGACGGACTCGTCATGCTGCAAGAACTCCTGGCCATCCGGAAACGTGACGAGCAAGGGTTATACGAGCCCCTTATTCGTCCCGCACCGAGCACCGTCGAACCCGCCTTAGCTTCCGTCGAACCCACCCATTTTTAG
- a CDS encoding Do family serine endopeptidase, which translates to MTYRHRRRKVLSVLAGIPMIAATLLVGGMQPGSQARAAGVPPAFAQGFSEIVKAVTPAVVNIAVTGGGEGRREGRRQLPPGGPFGGPPPGPGDEPPGMEPPGGPGGPPGPPGGGPHRPEQSAGSGVVLDSNGYIVTNNHVVEGATQITVTLSDRREFPAKIIGTDPKTDLAIIKIEAKDLASMKWADYDELHVGDLVLAVGSPFGLSSTVTLGIISALGRGNVGIADYEDFIQTDAAINPGNSGGALVNMEGKLIGINTAIFSRTGGSEGIGFAIPSSIATDIVESLTKTGKVVRGWMGVAIQEITPALAKSFKLPEQRKGVLISDVNENGPSHSAGMRRGDVVIAFNGKEVQSVSQLRNLVARMAVGKDADIKILREGKEQSLKVKVAERPSDEVLAKREPGPTAPQTETVKPPDNVLASLRVQMLDAAMQSQLNIPAKTSGVVVSSVEAGSAAESAGLQRGDVIQEVNHEVVKSLEDYQKASAKVKKDEMVVLLLSRQGNNLFVAVNPK; encoded by the coding sequence ATGACGTATCGACATCGGCGCAGGAAAGTGTTGTCCGTACTGGCAGGGATCCCTATGATTGCTGCCACGCTTTTAGTCGGCGGAATGCAGCCCGGGTCTCAGGCTCGGGCGGCGGGTGTCCCCCCGGCGTTTGCGCAGGGATTCTCAGAAATCGTCAAGGCGGTCACGCCTGCGGTCGTCAACATTGCCGTTACCGGTGGAGGGGAAGGCCGTCGCGAAGGTCGTCGCCAGCTTCCTCCGGGCGGACCATTCGGTGGCCCGCCTCCTGGACCCGGTGATGAGCCGCCAGGCATGGAACCGCCAGGTGGTCCCGGTGGACCTCCAGGCCCTCCGGGTGGTGGCCCCCATCGCCCCGAGCAGAGTGCCGGATCCGGTGTGGTCCTCGATTCGAACGGGTATATCGTCACGAATAACCACGTGGTCGAAGGCGCGACCCAAATCACCGTGACCCTGTCGGACCGTCGTGAGTTTCCAGCCAAGATCATCGGAACCGATCCCAAGACGGACTTGGCCATCATCAAGATTGAAGCCAAAGATCTCGCGTCCATGAAGTGGGCCGACTATGATGAACTGCATGTCGGGGACCTGGTGCTCGCAGTGGGCAGCCCGTTCGGGCTGAGCTCCACCGTGACCCTGGGCATTATCAGCGCACTGGGACGCGGGAACGTGGGCATTGCCGATTACGAGGACTTTATTCAAACCGATGCGGCCATCAATCCGGGGAATTCCGGCGGCGCCCTGGTCAACATGGAGGGCAAGTTGATCGGCATTAACACGGCGATCTTTTCCCGCACCGGCGGATCCGAGGGTATCGGCTTTGCCATTCCGAGCAGCATCGCGACCGATATCGTTGAGAGTTTGACGAAGACAGGTAAAGTGGTGCGCGGCTGGATGGGCGTGGCCATTCAGGAGATTACCCCGGCGTTGGCAAAATCCTTCAAGTTGCCGGAGCAGCGCAAAGGCGTGCTCATCAGCGACGTGAACGAGAATGGCCCCTCTCATTCGGCCGGCATGCGGCGCGGCGATGTGGTCATTGCCTTCAATGGTAAAGAGGTACAGAGCGTCAGCCAATTGCGGAACCTCGTGGCGCGTATGGCTGTCGGCAAGGACGCCGACATCAAGATTTTGCGCGAAGGGAAAGAGCAGAGCTTGAAGGTGAAGGTGGCTGAGCGGCCGTCGGACGAAGTGCTCGCGAAGAGGGAGCCGGGTCCTACCGCCCCTCAGACCGAGACCGTGAAACCGCCGGACAATGTCTTGGCGTCCTTGCGCGTTCAGATGCTCGATGCCGCGATGCAGAGCCAGCTGAATATTCCTGCAAAAACCAGCGGCGTGGTGGTCAGTTCGGTTGAGGCCGGCAGCGCCGCCGAGTCTGCAGGGTTGCAGCGTGGCGATGTGATTCAAGAGGTCAATCACGAAGTGGTCAAGAGCCTTGAGGATTACCAAAAGGCATCGGCCAAGGTGAAGAAAGACGAAATGGTTGTGCTCTTGCTGAGTCGGCAGGGGAACAATCTGTTCGTAGCCGTCAACCCGAAATAG
- the tatC gene encoding twin-arginine translocase subunit TatC, whose product MADGFKFQEWLQDTVFKPLEDKKMPVMEHLVELQVRLTRAVIITAIIFVGTFFYADTLVKWIRVPLQNMFVPGSLSWIPTDLPTVPFVFLAPAEALWQNVKVAGLFALVLGTPYILIEFWHFVVPGLHAQERRFVGPFVILSTLAFYLGLLFSFFFVLPFALNFLISYGVNAGFIPQLSIAQYVGFALWFLLVFGLIFEVPLVITLLAKLGWVDAPLLKRYRKWAFLAAFIFAAILTPTPDPFNQCLMALPMYIFYEVGIVSAGIFNKKKAGAPEEALVPAVATAGPGLGKPGPSMPSGGGDGEYVGVPTGRRG is encoded by the coding sequence ATGGCTGACGGGTTCAAGTTTCAAGAGTGGCTGCAAGATACGGTCTTTAAGCCGCTTGAAGATAAAAAAATGCCGGTCATGGAGCACTTGGTTGAGCTCCAGGTCCGGCTGACCCGTGCGGTCATTATCACGGCGATCATTTTTGTCGGCACATTCTTCTACGCCGACACCCTGGTGAAGTGGATCAGGGTTCCGCTCCAGAATATGTTCGTTCCCGGATCTCTTTCCTGGATCCCCACCGATCTTCCCACCGTCCCCTTCGTGTTTCTCGCGCCGGCTGAAGCGCTGTGGCAGAACGTCAAGGTGGCTGGCCTCTTTGCCCTGGTGTTGGGGACTCCGTATATTCTCATTGAGTTCTGGCATTTTGTGGTGCCGGGTCTGCACGCGCAGGAGCGGCGATTCGTCGGTCCGTTTGTGATCCTGAGTACGTTGGCGTTCTACCTGGGCCTGTTGTTTTCGTTTTTCTTCGTGCTCCCCTTTGCTCTGAACTTTTTGATTTCGTATGGCGTGAATGCGGGCTTCATTCCGCAACTGTCGATTGCGCAATATGTCGGATTCGCGCTGTGGTTCCTTCTGGTCTTCGGTCTCATTTTTGAAGTGCCGTTGGTGATTACCCTGCTGGCCAAACTTGGCTGGGTGGACGCCCCACTGCTGAAACGATATCGCAAGTGGGCCTTCCTCGCGGCGTTTATCTTCGCCGCGATTCTGACGCCGACGCCGGACCCCTTCAATCAGTGCCTGATGGCGCTGCCGATGTACATTTTCTATGAGGTCGGGATCGTGAGTGCCGGAATCTTCAACAAGAAGAAGGCGGGCGCTCCCGAAGAGGCGCTTGTGCCGGCGGTTGCCACGGCGGGTCCCGGTCTCGGGAAGCCGGGACCGTCCATGCCGTCCGGCGGCGGTGATGGTGAATATGTCGGTGTGCCGACTGGTCGTCGAGGGTAA